From a region of the Streptomyces venezuelae genome:
- a CDS encoding class I SAM-dependent methyltransferase produces the protein MNQEDYASEEAYEADLVSVEDPEATRRDAGEAESSRASRSWWDRNADEYQNDHGAFLGDDRFVWGPEGLDEAEAALLGPVASLRDKDVLEIGAGAAQCSRWLAAQGARPVALDLSHRQLQHALRIGDDLPLVEADAGRLPFRDGSFDLACSAYGAVPFVADPVNVMREVHRVLRPGGRWVFSVTHPVRWAFPDEPGPEGLSVAASYFDRTAYVEQDEQGRAVYVEHHRTIGDRVRDVVAGGFRLLDLVEPEWPEWNSQEWGGWSPLRGNLIPGTAIFVCERD, from the coding sequence ATGAACCAAGAGGACTACGCCTCCGAAGAAGCGTACGAGGCCGATCTGGTCTCCGTGGAAGACCCCGAGGCCACACGGCGTGACGCGGGGGAAGCGGAGAGCAGTCGCGCGAGCCGCAGCTGGTGGGACCGCAACGCCGACGAGTACCAGAACGACCACGGCGCCTTCCTCGGCGACGACCGCTTCGTCTGGGGACCCGAGGGGCTGGACGAGGCGGAGGCGGCCCTCCTCGGCCCCGTCGCCTCCCTCCGCGACAAGGACGTCCTGGAGATCGGCGCCGGAGCCGCCCAGTGCTCGCGCTGGCTGGCCGCCCAGGGCGCCCGCCCGGTCGCCCTCGACCTCTCCCACCGCCAGCTCCAGCACGCCCTGCGCATCGGCGACGACCTCCCGCTGGTCGAGGCCGACGCCGGAAGGCTGCCCTTCCGCGACGGCTCCTTCGACCTGGCCTGTTCCGCGTACGGCGCCGTCCCCTTCGTCGCCGACCCGGTCAACGTCATGCGCGAGGTGCACCGCGTACTGCGCCCCGGCGGCCGCTGGGTCTTCTCCGTGACCCACCCCGTCCGCTGGGCCTTCCCCGACGAGCCCGGACCCGAGGGGCTGTCCGTCGCCGCCTCCTACTTCGACCGCACCGCGTACGTGGAACAGGACGAGCAGGGCCGCGCCGTGTACGTGGAGCACCACCGCACGATCGGCGACCGGGTGCGCGACGTGGTCGCGGGCGGCTTCCGCCTGCTCGACCTGGTCGAGCCCGAGTGGCCGGAGTGGAACAGCCAGGAGTGGGGCGGCTGGTCCCCGCTGCGCGGCAACCTGATCCCGGGCACCGCGATCTTCGTCTGCGAGCGCGACTGA
- a CDS encoding ATP-dependent RNA helicase, translating to MIRTAALDALPVREAVPALVSALDDHGTAVLCAPPGTGKTTLVPLVLAGLVGGGPRRRVVVAEPRRIAARAAARRMAWLLGEQVGGAVGFTVRGERVVGPDTAVEVVTTGVLLQRLQRDQELAAVDVVILDECHERHLDADTVAAFLLDVRETLRPELRLVAASATTDSAGWARVLGGAPVVEAAGVSYPVETVWAPPARPVRPPHGMRVDPAQLTHVAAVVRRALAERDGDVLCFLPGVGEIARVAGQLGGVDAEVLQIHGRAPAAVQDAVLSVAGHRRVILSTAVAESSLTVPGVRVVVDSGLAREPRVDHARGLGALATVRASRAAGRQRAGRAGREAPGTVYRCWAEAEDGRLAAFPAPEIRIADLAQFALQAACWGDPDAAGLALLDPPPAGAMAAAREVLVAVGAVSPAGAVAARGQRMARLGLHPRLARALLDGSAALGARRAAEVVALLSEEPPREYGDDLAGAWRRARAGGDGYAGRWRAEARRLERAASPAGRSAETGAGAAPRTPLGCGTAAGDQPPDPRASNAGGAEEPASPAFEARGSGRSPGGGAAPDDGAAGLIAALAFPERVAKGKGSGSFLMANGTGAEVGEGSGLRRAPWLAVAVADRPPHSASARVRLGAVVDEDTARTAAAHLLTAAEEVHWEDGDLVARAAERLGAIELAVRPLRSPDPALVRAALLDGLRAEGLGLLRWSPDALALRARLGFLHRTLGGAWPDVADDRALLERADDWLEPELSRARRRADLGRIDAGQALNRLLPWATGEAARLDELAPERLEVPSGSRIRVDYSAEHGQPVLAVKLQELFGLAETPRVAGVPVLVHLLSPAGRPAAVTADLASFWEGGYRAVRAELRGRYPKHPWPEDPAGAEPTRHTNARLRR from the coding sequence GTGATCCGGACCGCCGCCCTCGACGCCCTGCCCGTACGGGAGGCCGTGCCCGCGCTCGTCTCGGCGCTGGACGACCACGGCACGGCGGTGCTCTGCGCCCCGCCCGGCACCGGCAAGACCACCCTGGTACCGCTGGTCCTGGCCGGGCTGGTGGGCGGCGGGCCGCGCCGCCGGGTGGTCGTCGCCGAGCCCCGGCGGATCGCCGCGCGGGCCGCGGCGCGCCGGATGGCCTGGCTGCTGGGCGAGCAGGTCGGCGGCGCGGTCGGGTTCACCGTGCGCGGGGAACGGGTGGTCGGCCCGGACACCGCCGTCGAGGTGGTGACCACCGGGGTACTGCTCCAGCGCCTCCAGCGCGACCAGGAGCTGGCCGCGGTGGACGTGGTGATCCTGGACGAGTGCCACGAGCGGCACCTGGACGCCGACACGGTCGCCGCCTTCCTCCTCGACGTACGGGAGACCCTGCGCCCGGAGCTACGGCTGGTGGCGGCCTCGGCGACGACGGACTCCGCCGGCTGGGCCCGGGTACTGGGCGGCGCGCCGGTGGTGGAGGCCGCGGGGGTCTCGTACCCCGTGGAGACGGTCTGGGCCCCGCCGGCCCGGCCGGTGCGGCCCCCGCACGGGATGCGGGTGGACCCGGCGCAGCTGACGCACGTGGCCGCGGTGGTGCGGCGGGCGCTGGCCGAACGCGACGGCGACGTCCTGTGCTTCCTGCCCGGCGTCGGCGAGATCGCCCGGGTCGCCGGGCAGCTGGGCGGGGTGGACGCGGAGGTGCTGCAGATCCACGGCCGGGCCCCGGCGGCCGTCCAGGACGCGGTGCTCTCCGTCGCGGGACACCGCAGGGTGATCCTGTCGACCGCGGTGGCGGAGTCGAGCCTGACCGTCCCCGGGGTACGCGTGGTGGTGGACTCCGGGCTGGCCCGCGAGCCCCGGGTGGACCACGCGCGGGGGCTGGGCGCGCTGGCGACCGTACGGGCGTCCCGCGCGGCCGGGCGCCAGCGGGCGGGCCGGGCCGGGCGCGAGGCACCGGGCACGGTGTACCGCTGCTGGGCCGAGGCGGAGGACGGCCGCCTCGCCGCGTTCCCCGCTCCGGAGATCCGCATCGCCGACCTGGCGCAGTTCGCCCTGCAGGCCGCCTGCTGGGGCGATCCGGACGCGGCCGGGCTGGCCCTGCTGGACCCGCCGCCGGCGGGGGCCATGGCCGCGGCGCGCGAGGTGCTGGTGGCCGTCGGCGCGGTGTCCCCGGCCGGTGCCGTCGCCGCCCGCGGGCAGCGGATGGCCCGGCTCGGGCTGCACCCGCGGCTGGCCCGGGCCCTGCTGGACGGCTCCGCCGCGCTCGGTGCCCGCCGGGCCGCGGAGGTGGTGGCCCTGCTGAGCGAGGAGCCGCCGCGGGAGTACGGGGACGACCTGGCCGGCGCGTGGCGGCGGGCCCGCGCGGGCGGAGACGGCTACGCCGGGCGCTGGCGCGCGGAGGCCCGCCGCCTGGAGCGTGCCGCGTCCCCTGCGGGGCGCTCCGCCGAAACCGGGGCCGGTGCCGCACCCCGCACCCCGCTCGGGTGCGGCACCGCTGCCGGGGACCAGCCCCCGGACCCCCGCGCCTCAAACGCCGGCGGGGCTGAAGAACCAGCCTCGCCGGCGTTTGAGGCGCGGGGTTCGGGGCGGAGCCCCGGCGGCGGAGCCGCGCCCGACGACGGCGCCGCCGGGCTGATCGCGGCCCTGGCCTTCCCCGAGCGGGTGGCGAAGGGCAAGGGCTCGGGATCCTTCCTGATGGCCAACGGCACCGGGGCCGAGGTGGGCGAGGGCTCGGGCCTGCGGCGGGCACCCTGGCTGGCCGTCGCCGTCGCCGACCGGCCCCCGCATTCCGCGTCGGCACGGGTCCGGCTCGGCGCCGTCGTCGACGAGGACACCGCCCGTACCGCCGCCGCGCACCTGCTCACGGCGGCGGAAGAGGTCCACTGGGAGGACGGCGACCTGGTCGCCCGCGCCGCCGAGCGCCTCGGCGCGATCGAGCTGGCCGTACGTCCGCTGCGCAGCCCCGACCCGGCGCTCGTCCGGGCTGCCCTCCTCGACGGGCTGCGCGCCGAGGGGCTCGGCCTGCTGCGCTGGTCCCCGGACGCGCTGGCGCTGCGGGCCCGCCTCGGGTTCCTGCACCGTACGCTCGGCGGCGCCTGGCCCGACGTGGCCGACGACCGGGCCCTGCTGGAGCGCGCCGACGACTGGCTGGAGCCCGAGCTGTCGCGGGCCCGGCGGCGTGCCGACCTCGGGCGGATCGACGCCGGGCAGGCCCTGAACCGGCTGCTGCCCTGGGCCACCGGGGAGGCCGCCCGGCTGGACGAGCTGGCTCCGGAACGCCTGGAGGTGCCCAGCGGTTCGCGTATCCGGGTGGACTACTCGGCGGAGCACGGCCAGCCGGTGCTGGCGGTGAAGCTGCAGGAGCTGTTCGGGCTGGCCGAGACCCCGCGGGTGGCGGGCGTACCGGTGCTGGTGCACCTGCTGTCGCCCGCCGGCCGGCCCGCCGCCGTCACCGCCGACCTCGCCTCCTTCTGGGAGGGCGGCTACCGGGCCGTGCGCGCGGAGCTGCGCGGGCGCTACCCCAAGCACCCCTGGCCCGAGGATCCGGCCGGCGCCGAGCCCACCCGGCACACCAACGCCCGGCTCAGGCGCTGA
- a CDS encoding DUF3068 domain-containing protein encodes MRRRASLVLLALAVFCAALAPLLRWYAYPRLAKIPPNQYQEMVLEAKDATLLDYTGGMQPKKVDKVTIVQTLKGNVEASREIEASAGKDVVVWDTLSYIIGPDGKMVSQIPERYIFDAHTQDPVHATGEMVDGDPVKREGIEFKWPFFTEPRDYLYFDAQTRTSSPIHYVGPRTFKGMDVYYFEQTVPWTKVPMPKKMPIEGIDPSTIEAATGTTLWYTAKARFWVDPVTGAPVNAEQDIQQEMRGGIAAGGPDGKLTAFAGHVTMREDYSDYTVDLVKANRTKVLALHTYAPIGLAAGGLALLGAALWLEARGRRVREAGAGPTDGVSA; translated from the coding sequence GTGCGACGCAGAGCGAGCCTTGTCCTGCTGGCCCTCGCCGTGTTCTGCGCAGCCCTCGCACCGCTGCTGCGCTGGTACGCGTACCCCCGCCTCGCCAAGATCCCGCCGAACCAGTACCAGGAGATGGTCCTGGAGGCGAAGGACGCGACGCTCCTCGACTACACCGGCGGCATGCAGCCCAAGAAGGTCGACAAGGTCACCATCGTCCAGACCCTCAAGGGCAACGTCGAGGCGTCCCGGGAGATAGAGGCGAGCGCGGGCAAGGACGTCGTGGTCTGGGACACCCTGTCCTACATCATCGGCCCCGACGGCAAGATGGTCTCCCAGATCCCCGAGCGCTACATCTTCGACGCGCACACCCAGGACCCGGTCCACGCCACCGGGGAGATGGTCGACGGCGACCCCGTCAAGCGCGAGGGCATCGAGTTCAAGTGGCCCTTCTTCACCGAGCCCCGCGACTACCTGTACTTCGACGCGCAGACCCGCACCTCCTCGCCCATCCACTACGTCGGACCGCGCACGTTCAAGGGCATGGACGTCTACTACTTCGAGCAGACCGTCCCCTGGACGAAGGTCCCCATGCCCAAGAAGATGCCGATCGAGGGCATCGACCCGTCGACGATCGAGGCGGCCACCGGCACCACCCTCTGGTACACCGCCAAGGCGAGGTTCTGGGTCGACCCGGTGACCGGCGCACCCGTCAACGCCGAGCAGGACATCCAGCAGGAGATGCGCGGCGGCATCGCAGCCGGCGGCCCCGACGGCAAGCTCACCGCCTTCGCCGGACACGTCACCATGCGCGAGGACTACTCCGACTACACCGTCGACCTGGTCAAGGCGAACCGTACGAAGGTCCTCGCGCTGCACACCTACGCGCCGATCGGCCTGGCCGCGGGCGGGCTCGCCCTGCTCGGCGCGGCCCTGTGGCTGGAGGCCCGCGGCCGTCGCGTACGCGAGGCGGGGGCCGGGCCTACGGACGGGGTCAGCGCCTGA
- a CDS encoding SPW_0924 family protein — MRAFVAAAIGLAAALALVFAITAFGVPEGETSPKPLLTTAPPAPGK, encoded by the coding sequence ATGCGCGCATTCGTCGCCGCCGCCATCGGCCTCGCGGCCGCGCTGGCCCTCGTGTTCGCCATCACGGCCTTCGGGGTGCCCGAAGGCGAGACCTCACCCAAGCCCCTGCTCACCACCGCGCCCCCCGCGCCCGGAAAGTAG
- a CDS encoding lytic transglycosylase domain-containing protein — protein sequence MSARILGRRLRRGTTAALVSALVAAAVTASQAPTDGSTDRLSAAGESAAQSQSQSQSQSQPAADPAGGDSAYFTELPPPVGPQPPEVLLPDGGPPQAQAVPEAAAVPAVTGPAEGSQGIPASVLAAYLRAEKTVGRTAPGCGLRWQLLAAIGKVESGQARGGQVDRAGTTLRPILGPVLDGNGFANIPDTDGGAYDGDSRYDRAVGPMQFIPSTWAAWGQDADGDGRRNPNNVHDAALAAARYLCAGGRDLRVDADLDRAVLSYNRSTEYLRTVRSWFTYYLKGTHAVPDRPDAGQGTPTTPPPTSKPTPTPTPTPTPTPTPTPTPTPTPTPKPDPKPTPTPTPIPTPTPTPTPTPTPTPTPSPTVTPSPKPSPTASSKPTPRPTPTPTPSRTPTPTPSATGAP from the coding sequence ATGTCGGCTCGAATACTCGGACGCAGGCTGCGCAGGGGAACGACGGCCGCCCTGGTCTCCGCTCTGGTGGCCGCCGCGGTGACCGCGTCCCAGGCTCCGACGGACGGGAGCACCGACCGGCTCTCCGCCGCAGGGGAGTCCGCCGCGCAGTCGCAGTCGCAGTCGCAGTCGCAGTCGCAGCCGGCCGCGGACCCGGCTGGCGGCGACTCCGCGTACTTCACCGAACTCCCGCCGCCGGTGGGCCCGCAGCCACCGGAGGTGCTGCTGCCCGACGGAGGGCCGCCGCAGGCGCAGGCCGTCCCCGAGGCCGCCGCGGTGCCGGCTGTGACCGGGCCCGCGGAAGGGTCGCAGGGGATACCGGCGAGCGTGCTCGCCGCGTACCTGCGCGCGGAGAAGACGGTGGGGCGGACCGCCCCGGGCTGCGGACTGCGCTGGCAACTCCTCGCGGCCATCGGCAAGGTGGAGTCCGGGCAGGCGCGCGGCGGGCAGGTCGACCGGGCCGGGACCACGCTGCGGCCGATCCTGGGGCCCGTGCTCGACGGCAACGGCTTCGCGAACATCCCGGACACGGACGGCGGGGCCTACGACGGGGACTCCCGGTACGACCGGGCGGTCGGGCCGATGCAGTTCATCCCCTCCACGTGGGCGGCGTGGGGCCAGGACGCGGACGGCGACGGCCGGCGCAACCCGAACAACGTGCACGACGCGGCCCTCGCCGCCGCGCGCTACCTGTGCGCGGGCGGCCGCGACCTGCGGGTGGACGCGGACCTGGACCGGGCCGTGCTCTCCTACAACCGGTCCACGGAGTACCTGCGGACGGTGCGGTCCTGGTTCACGTACTACCTGAAGGGGACGCACGCGGTTCCGGACCGACCCGATGCGGGTCAGGGCACACCCACGACACCGCCCCCGACCTCGAAGCCGACGCCCACGCCCACGCCGACTCCGACGCCCACGCCGACGCCGACGCCGACCCCCACGCCCACTCCGACGCCGAAGCCGGACCCGAAGCCCACGCCGACGCCTACGCCCATTCCGACCCCCACTCCCACTCCTACGCCCACCCCCACCCCCACTCCTACGCCCAGTCCGACCGTGACGCCGTCGCCGAAGCCCAGCCCCACGGCGAGCTCCAAGCCGACGCCGCGTCCGACGCCGACACCCACGCCGAGCCGGACGCCGACGCCGACGCCGAGCGCGACCGGTGCCCCGTAG
- a CDS encoding DUF4184 family protein: MPFTLSHAAAVLPAIRRTGRARGPLVASALVLGSFAPDTFYFTDAVVEGVMTYGAFTHSLPGVLTLDAVLTAVLVGFWLLLREPLVALLPPGWRGRVYALVRGEAWRERPRPAALAGWFYVSAATGSLTHVTWDSFTHHDRWGTDALPGLAEPLVYGLPGYSFLQYGTSAVAACALLWFTVTALRRLPALPAPASVPVLSRAELWGALALFVVCVAAGVTRRVLRFFDFFDRIRTPLDIIPTICFGAGAGLTVALLVYGVLVRLRHRRDRTGREADEETRTPVPSA; encoded by the coding sequence ATGCCGTTCACTCTCAGCCACGCGGCCGCCGTGCTTCCGGCCATCCGCCGGACCGGGCGTGCGCGGGGCCCTCTCGTCGCCTCCGCACTCGTCCTCGGGTCGTTCGCGCCGGACACCTTCTACTTCACGGACGCGGTCGTCGAAGGCGTGATGACGTACGGGGCCTTCACCCACTCGCTGCCGGGCGTCCTCACCCTGGACGCCGTGCTGACCGCCGTCCTGGTGGGTTTCTGGCTTCTGCTGCGCGAGCCGCTGGTCGCGCTCCTGCCGCCCGGCTGGCGGGGCAGGGTGTACGCCCTGGTACGGGGCGAGGCCTGGCGCGAGCGCCCCCGGCCGGCCGCGCTCGCGGGCTGGTTCTACGTCTCGGCGGCCACCGGGTCCCTCACCCATGTGACGTGGGACAGCTTCACGCATCACGACCGCTGGGGCACGGACGCGCTGCCCGGTCTCGCCGAGCCCCTCGTCTACGGTCTGCCGGGCTACTCCTTCCTCCAGTACGGCACTTCGGCCGTCGCCGCATGTGCCCTGCTCTGGTTCACGGTGACCGCCCTGCGCCGGCTTCCGGCACTCCCGGCCCCCGCGTCCGTGCCGGTGCTCTCCCGGGCGGAGCTCTGGGGTGCGCTCGCCCTGTTCGTGGTGTGCGTGGCGGCCGGAGTCACCCGGCGCGTCCTGCGCTTCTTCGACTTCTTCGACCGGATCCGCACGCCCCTCGACATCATCCCGACCATCTGTTTCGGCGCGGGCGCGGGACTGACCGTGGCACTGCTGGTCTACGGGGTCCTCGTACGGCTGCGGCACCGCCGCGACCGGACCGGGCGCGAGGCGGACGAGGAAACGCGGACGCCCGTCCCCTCCGCCTGA